A part of Aspergillus flavus chromosome 1, complete sequence genomic DNA contains:
- a CDS encoding putative transporter (siderochrome-iron transporter, putative): MGVLEKFTGGTPAAETGDTEAHRPKNAAEASGNQILAIETDSSRLSLEARNEKEAQEHPDQVTRDALLGQQKAEAAALVWSKKAVRFTYGWIWVCFFMMALQSALSSTVMLAAYADFQQAPQVATSNILYSIIGGVLKLPIARMLNIWGRAEGLLVFIGVYTLGLIILAACNGPDSFAAGNVLFWVGYNSVYLILDVFIADTSGLKNRAFAFAFVSTPFICTAFTAPLAGQSFVRHSGWRWGYGVFAIVVPVTLCPLAVVFKYYERKAIKMGVFKREPSGRSLVQSIVHYFHEFDVIGALLLMAAWILLLLPFSLATYGRAQYKSAAFIAEIVVGFCLLFVFAAWEKWFTRSHFVSYELLKKRTVLGACGMAALAFFSFYCWDQYFMNFCIVVYNLSESMGGYMAQIYNVGSTFWGVGFGLWVKFTKHFKYACLFFALPLMILGAGLMIHFRGEGGGDIGYVIMCQIFIAFGGGSIVLGNEMAVMASADREGVPMMLAILGLFNSLGGAIGYAVAAAIYNNTWLDALESRLPSDMLSQANEIYLGGYTLQQTYAMESPTRDAINYAWGRTQMYGSIAATCLLALGIPCIAIWKNYNVDKKQNKGTMI; encoded by the exons ATGGGTGTCTTGGAGAAATTCACTGGTGGTACACCAGCCGCAGAAACCGGCGATACCGAAGCTCATAGGCCGAAGAATGCAGCGGAAGCATCCGGAAATCAGATCCTTGCTATTGAGACTGACAGTTCCCGACTGAGTCTTGAAGCGCGTAACGAGAAGGAAGCTCAAGAACATCCCGATCAGGTTACGCGAGATGCGCTACTCGGTCAGCAGAAAGCCGAAGCCGCTGCCCTTGTCTGGAGTAAGAAGGCTGTCCGTTTTACCTACGGCTG GATTTGGGTGTGTTTCTTTATGATGGCACTGCAGTCAGCTCTCAGCAGCACCGTTATGTTAGCCGCTTATGCCGATTTTCAGCAAGCACCGCAAGTTGCTACGTCCAATATCTTGTATAGTATCATCGGAGGTGTTCTGAAGTTGCCAATTGCTAGAATGCTTAACATTTGGGGCCGTGCGGAAGGTTTGCTCGTCTTCATCGGAGTCTACACACTCGGCCTGATCATCCTTGCTGCATGCAACGGACCTGATTCCTTCGCCGCCGGTAACGTTCTCTTTTGGGTTGGGTATAACTCTGTTTACCTTATTCTCGACGTTTTCATTGCCGATACTTCTGGCCTGAAGAACAGAGCCTtcgcttttgcttttgtcaGCACGCCTTTCATCTGCACTGCCTTCACAGCTCCTTTGGCTGGCCAGTCTTTTGTCCGTCACAGCGGTTGGCGCTGGGGTTATGGTGTGTTCGCTATCGTGGTTCCAGTCACCCTCTGTCCCCTTGCTGTAGTTTTCAAATATTATGAGCGCAAGGCCATCAAGATGGGCGTCTTCAAACGGGAGCCCAGTGGCCGGAGTCTTGTGCAATCTATCGTACATTACTTCCATGAATTTGATG TTATTGGTGCACTCCTTTTGATGGCTGCTTGGatccttctgctgctgccattCAGCTTGGCAACCTACGGTCGGGCCCAATACAAATCTGCAGCTTTCATTGCCGAGATTGTCGTCGGATTCTGTCTGCTTTTTGTTTTCGCCGCGTGGGAGAAGTGGTTTACTCGTTCCCATTTCGTAAGTTACGAATTACTCAAGAAGCGCACCGTTTTAGGTGCCTGCGGTATGGCTgctcttgctttcttcagcttctaCTGCTGGGATCAATATTTCATGAATTTCTGTATTGTCGTGTACAACCTCAGTGAGTCGATGGGAGGATATATGGCGCAGATCTACAACGTTGGTTCCACCTTCTGGGGTGTTGGCTTCGGTTTATGGGTCAAGTTCACCAAGCACTTCAAGTACGCTTGTCTGTTCTTCGCTCTTCCCCTCATGATCCTGGGTGCTGGTTTGATGATTCACTTCCGTGGtgagggtggtggtgatatTGGCTATGTTATCATGTGCCAAATTTTCATCGCTTTTGGTGGTGGTTCTATTGTCCTTGGTAACGAAATGGCTGTCATGGCCTCCGCTGACCGCGAAGGTGTGCCTATGATGCTGGCAATCTTGGGTCTGTTCAACAGCTTGGGTGGTGCCATTGGTTATGCTGTGGCTGCAGCCATCTACAACAACACCTGGCTCGACGCTCTCGAGTCCCGTCTACCAAGTGACATGCTATCGCAGGCCAACGAAATCTACTTGGGTGGTTATACACTTCAGCAAACATACGCCATGGAGAGTCCAACCCGTGATGCCATTAATTACGCATGGGGTCGTACCCAAATGTACGGATCGATTGCCGCGACCTGTTTGCTGGCTCTGGGAATTCCTTGCATCGCCATCTGGAAGAATTACAATGTCGacaagaagcagaacaagGGTACTATGATTTAA